The Nocardia sp. BMG51109 nucleotide sequence CTTGCCAAGCTGGAGGACACGCTGACCAGCATGAACTACAAGCTGGACTGGATCGACGCGAACGCCAACTCCTACAACCAGATCTTCCTCGACGGCGCGAAGAACTCGCTGAGCTCGCAGAACAACGTGCTCGACATGAGCGGCACCGCGCCGCTGGACGCGGCCGACCGGGTGCCGGCCGTCAAGCAGCTGAAGGATCTGTTCGAGCAGTACGCCCCGGATGCCGACATCACCTTCCAGGTGCTGCGCGCGTTCCAGTCCTGGCTGCTGTTCGCGAAGTCGGCGTCCAGCTGTGGTGACACCCTCACCCGCTCGTGCGTGTACAACACCGCGAGCAAGGAGACCGCGTGGACCGCCGGCGGGTTGCAGGCGCCGATCGATCTGTCCCGCCCGCTCGCCGAGCAGACCCGCTGCTTCAACGTGCAGAAGGCCACCCCGGACGGCTGGGAGACCGCCGACTTCAAGCCGAACAACGGCGAGTTCCGGTGCGGCTTCACGCCTTACCGGTACACCCGCGACTTCGGTAAGCCGACCACGCTGGCCGATGTCGGCAAGAGCATGAACGACCTGAAGTGACGGAGCTTTCGCACTGATGGAGCAGTTCCTAGCGTTCGGGATCGTCGGCCTCAGCACGGCGGCGATCTACGCCATCATCGGCAGCGGCCTGGTGCTCACCTACACCACCACGGGCGTGTTCAACTTCGCGCACGGCGCCGCCGGCATGATCTCGGCATTCGTGTACTGGCAGTTGACGATCGGCTGGGACTGGCCGGTGCCGATGGCGATCGTCGCGGTGCTGCTGGTCTTCGCGCCCCTGTTCGGCCTGGCGTTCGGTAAGGCGCTGGCGCCGACGCAGGGGCTCGGGGACGCCGAGAAGCTGGTGATGACCATCGCGCTGCTGAGCGGTCTGATCGTGCTGGCGCGGTGGGTCTGGAATCCGAACGAATCGCGGTCGCTGCCACGGTTCTTCGCCGACCGGTCCTCGATCGACCTCGGCCCGGTCACCCTCACCTGGCATCAGGCGCTCACCATGGCGGTCGCCGTGGCGGTCGCGGTCGTGCTCCGAATCCTGTTGTTCCGCACCAGAACCGGCGCGGAGATGCGGGCGACCGTGGACGACCGGGCGCTGGTGGGACTGACCGGCGCCGATCCACGCCGGGCCAACCGGATCGCCTGGATTCTGGGCATCGAACTGGCCGCGATCGGCGGCATCCTGATCGCGCCGACGGTGACGCTGGATGCCCAGCAACTGTCGCTGCTGATCGTGAGCGCCTACAGCGCGGCCATTTTCGGCCGCCTGCGCAACCTGCCGATGACGTTCCTGGGCGCCGTGGTGATCGGGCTGATGGAGAGCTATCTCACCGGATATCTCCCGAGCAACGCCTATCTGCCCGGGTTGCGGCTGGCGGCGCCCGCGCTGCTGCTGTTCGTGGCGCTGCTGGCGTTCCCGCACGGGCGGCTGCGCGGGCGCGACCGCAAGCTGAAATCCGTTCCGCTGCCGACGATCAACGGGTCGGCGGCGTTCGCCGCGGCGATCGTGGTGTTCGGCCTGATGCTGGCGACCATGCTCAGCGAGGCCGATCTGATCACCTACGGCGCCATGTTCGCGTGGGGCGTGATCGCGCTGTCCTACGTGCCGCTGCTGGGGTTCGCCGGGCAGATCTCGCTGTGCCAGCTGAGCCTGGCCGGCGTGGGTGCGGTGGCGTACGCGCATCTGGGGCCGGACGGCCAGTGGTGGGCGCTGCTCGCGGCGATGGCCATCGCCGGTGTCGTCGGGGCGGTGGTCGCCGTTCCGGCGCTGCGACTTTCGGGCGTGTACCTGGCGCTGGCGACGGCCGCGTTCGCGGTCGTGCTGGACCGGTGGATCTTCACGCTGCCCTCGTTCGAGATTCTCGGCGTGCGGATCTCGCTGTTCGATCAGGGCTCGGTCTCGCTGGTCGGGCCCGACCTGTTCGGCCTGGAACTGGACTCCACCGCGGAGATCACGGTATTCGCCTCGGTATGCCTGGCGGTCGCGGGCGTGGGGGTTGCGCTGTTGCGGCGCAGCCGGTTCGGGCGGCGGCTGATCGCGCTGCGCGACAGCGAGGCGGCCTACGCCACCCTCGGCGGCAGCCTGCTGGTGGCCCGGGTGCTGGTGTTCGCCCTCTCGGCCGCCATCGCCGGGCTGGGCGGTGCGCTGTACGGCATGCAGCTGCGGGCGGTGGGGCCGGACCAGTTCAACTTCGTCGCCGGGTTGCCGATCTTCCTGATCGTGACCATCGCCGGGCTGGGCGCGGTCGGCGCGGGCATGTTCACGGGCATGGTCTTCGCCGGGCCGCTGAACGTCATCCCGGTGCTGTGGCCCGGCCTGCAGAATCTCGCGCAGGTGCTGCCCTCGCTCGGTGGAATCGCGTTCGGCGGCGGCGTTCTCCGGGAGGGCGCGATCGGGCCGCTGCGCAAGGACTGGTTCCCGATGCTGCGCGACCGGATCGTCGCCCCGGCGCTGGGACTGGTGGTTCTCGGACTGTGGGGACTGCGGCTGATCGACGCGATCAACGGCTGGATGTTCACCCTCGGGGTCGTGGTGGCCGCGGTGGCCGCACGCATCTGGCACGCGTCGCGGACCCGGCCGGAGCCCGGGCCGGTCGACGTGCCGGTCGAATGGTGGGGCCTCCAGCGCCCCTGGGACGCTCGGGACAGGGAGGTGCTCGACCGTGCCGTCGCTACTGGAAGTTGACGATGTCACCGTCGTGTTCGGCGGCAACCGGGCGCTGGACGGCGCCGGGTTGCGCGCCGAGCGCGGCGCGGTGACCGGGTTGATCGGCCCCAACGGGGCCGGCAAGAGCACGCTGTTCGACGTGATCTGCGGGCTGCGCAAGCCGACCAGCGGGCGGGTGGCGATCGGCGGCGCCGACGTCACCCGGCTCGGGCCCTCGCGCCGCGCCCGGCACGGCCTGGCCCGGACGTTCCAGCGGCTGGAGTTGTTCGGCCGCTTGACCGTTCGCGACAATCTGCTGGTGGCCGCCGAACTCGGCCCGCATCGCCGGCAGGCGCACCGGACCGTCGCCGAGATCATCGATCGGCTCGGCCTGCACGAGGTCGCCGACACCTCCGCCGACGACCTGCCGACGGGCACCGCCCGCCTGGTGGAGGTGGGCCGGGCCGTTGCGGCGCGTCCCGGGCTGATCCTGCTCGACGAGCCGGCCGCGGGCCAGGACCACACCGAGACCGAGCGTTTCGGCGATCTGCTGCGCTCGCTGGCCGACGACGGCACCGCGGTACTGCTCGTCGAGCACGATATGGGCCTGGTGATGAACGTGTGCGACGAGGTGTTCGTGCTGGACCTCGGCAAGGTCATCGCCTCCGGCCCGCCCGCGGCCATCCGCTCCGACCAGGCCGTGCTGGCGGCCTACCTGGGGGACGTATGAGCGTTCGAAGCGTGACCGAGAAGGGCACGGAGACAACGAGTTCCGAGGTTCCCGATGGCCCCGCACTGCTGGGGCTGCGGGCGGTGCGGGCCGCCTACGATGCCGTCACGGTGCTGCACGGGGTGGATCTGGACGTCGCGGCCGGGCAGGTGGTGGCGCTGCTGGGTCCCAACGGGGCGGGCAAGACCACGACCCTGAAGGCGATCGCGGGCGTGCACCCGATCGCGTCCGGGCGGCTGCTGCTCGGCGGGCGCGACGCGACCGGCGCGCAGCCGCGCGACCTGGCCCGGGCGGGTGTCTGCCTGATCCCGGAGGGCCGGGGCGTATTCCCGAACCTCACCGTGCGCGACAACCTGCTGATGATGACGTTCACCGGCCGCTCGCGCGCGGAGATCGAACAGACCGCGTTCGACCGGTTCCCCGTGCTCGGCAAGCGCGCCGGCCAGATCGCCGGCACCCTGTCCGGCGGCGAACAGCAGATGCTCGCGCTGGCCCGGGGACTGGCCACCGACCCGGCCGTGCTGTTGCTCGACGAGCTGTCGATGGGCTTGGCGCCCTTGGTCGCCGGGCAGCTCTACGAAGAAGTGGCCGCGATCGCCCGCCAAGGGGTCGCGGTGCTGGTGGTGGAGCAGTTCGCGGCCGCCGTCCTGGGCATTGCCGACCACGCCGCGGTGCTGGTGCGCGGGCGCGTCTCCCGGCAGGGGCATCCCGACGAGATTCGCGACGAATTGGCAGCCCTCTATCTAGGAAGTACCCCATGACTGAAACACGTGCGGACAGATTCGTCCGCGAATTGCAGGAGTTGAAGATTCCCGATCCGGCGGCCGGGCGATCGGCGCTGTGGCTGCGCGTCGGCGTCGTGCTGATGGTGGCCGGCCTGGCGGTCGCGGTGGCGTCCTACTTCCTGTCGCACAGCACGACCGACCCGCTGGTGCAGCGCGATGCCATTACCCTGGCGTTGGGCGGTATCGCCGGGACCGTGGTGGGTTCGGCGCTGTTTCTTCGCTATTCGCTGACCAACTTCCTGCGGTTCTGGCTGGCGCGGCAGTCGCACGATCTCGACGAGCTCGGGAATCGCGTGGTGGGTAGCGAGATTCGGCTCGACGGGGTCGGCTCGGCCGCACCGTGACCGAACCGCCGAACAGCCCGGCCGGGCAACCGTTTTCGCGCTGCCCGGCCGGTGGACGTGCCCGCCCGGTGCGTGACCCGTCAGTGGTGAGCGCGCCGGGAGACGAGGAGATGGAGGTGTAGCGGTGTCCGGTGACACGAATGCCGAAGGCATGAATTTCGAGCTGTCGGAGGATCAGGAGCTGATCCGCACGTCGGTGGCCGAGCTGTGCCGGAAGTTCGACGACCAGTACTGGATGGAGAAGGACCGCGACCACGAGTTCCCCACGGAGTTCTACGAGGCCATCGCCGCCGGCGGCTGGCTGGGCCTGGCCATCCCGGAGGAGTACGGCGGCCACGGGCTGGGCATCACCGAGGCGACCATCCTGGCCGAGCAGGTCTCCCGGTCCGGGGGCGGCATGAACGCCGCCACCGCCATCCACCTGTCGATCTTCGGCATGCATCCGGTGGTCGTGCACGGCTCCGAGGAACTCAAGCGGCGCACGCTGCCGCGCGTCGCGACCGGCGATCTGCACGTG carries:
- a CDS encoding ABC transporter permease; the encoded protein is MEQFLAFGIVGLSTAAIYAIIGSGLVLTYTTTGVFNFAHGAAGMISAFVYWQLTIGWDWPVPMAIVAVLLVFAPLFGLAFGKALAPTQGLGDAEKLVMTIALLSGLIVLARWVWNPNESRSLPRFFADRSSIDLGPVTLTWHQALTMAVAVAVAVVLRILLFRTRTGAEMRATVDDRALVGLTGADPRRANRIAWILGIELAAIGGILIAPTVTLDAQQLSLLIVSAYSAAIFGRLRNLPMTFLGAVVIGLMESYLTGYLPSNAYLPGLRLAAPALLLFVALLAFPHGRLRGRDRKLKSVPLPTINGSAAFAAAIVVFGLMLATMLSEADLITYGAMFAWGVIALSYVPLLGFAGQISLCQLSLAGVGAVAYAHLGPDGQWWALLAAMAIAGVVGAVVAVPALRLSGVYLALATAAFAVVLDRWIFTLPSFEILGVRISLFDQGSVSLVGPDLFGLELDSTAEITVFASVCLAVAGVGVALLRRSRFGRRLIALRDSEAAYATLGGSLLVARVLVFALSAAIAGLGGALYGMQLRAVGPDQFNFVAGLPIFLIVTIAGLGAVGAGMFTGMVFAGPLNVIPVLWPGLQNLAQVLPSLGGIAFGGGVLREGAIGPLRKDWFPMLRDRIVAPALGLVVLGLWGLRLIDAINGWMFTLGVVVAAVAARIWHASRTRPEPGPVDVPVEWWGLQRPWDARDREVLDRAVATGS
- a CDS encoding ABC transporter ATP-binding protein; protein product: MTEKGTETTSSEVPDGPALLGLRAVRAAYDAVTVLHGVDLDVAAGQVVALLGPNGAGKTTTLKAIAGVHPIASGRLLLGGRDATGAQPRDLARAGVCLIPEGRGVFPNLTVRDNLLMMTFTGRSRAEIEQTAFDRFPVLGKRAGQIAGTLSGGEQQMLALARGLATDPAVLLLDELSMGLAPLVAGQLYEEVAAIARQGVAVLVVEQFAAAVLGIADHAAVLVRGRVSRQGHPDEIRDELAALYLGSTP
- a CDS encoding ABC transporter ATP-binding protein; translation: MPSLLEVDDVTVVFGGNRALDGAGLRAERGAVTGLIGPNGAGKSTLFDVICGLRKPTSGRVAIGGADVTRLGPSRRARHGLARTFQRLELFGRLTVRDNLLVAAELGPHRRQAHRTVAEIIDRLGLHEVADTSADDLPTGTARLVEVGRAVAARPGLILLDEPAAGQDHTETERFGDLLRSLADDGTAVLLVEHDMGLVMNVCDEVFVLDLGKVIASGPPAAIRSDQAVLAAYLGDV